The Chryseobacterium sp. 52 genome includes a region encoding these proteins:
- a CDS encoding VOC family protein, translated as MKIHHIAIICSEYEVSKKFYTEVIGLNIIREVYREERQSYKLDLAIGEHYVIELFSFPDPAQRPSRPESCGLRHLAFSVENVGIKREELIAKGLTCEDIRIDEYTGKEFFFTQDPDQLPLEFYEM; from the coding sequence ATGAAGATCCACCACATTGCCATCATATGTTCTGAATATGAGGTTTCAAAGAAATTTTATACTGAAGTGATAGGTTTGAATATTATCCGTGAAGTCTACCGCGAAGAAAGACAGTCTTATAAACTGGATCTCGCTATCGGAGAACATTATGTTATCGAACTCTTTTCATTTCCTGATCCAGCACAAAGACCTTCACGTCCTGAATCATGTGGTTTACGTCATCTGGCATTCTCTGTGGAAAATGTTGGAATCAAAAGAGAAGAACTCATCGCAAAAGGCCTTACCTGTGAAGACATCCGCATAGATGAATACACCGGAAAAGAATTTTTCTTTACCCAGGATCCGGATCAGCTTCCGCTGGAGTTTTATGAAATGTAA
- a CDS encoding nuclear transport factor 2 family protein — translation MNKLAVAALLLCTFCFGQQNQDVEKPIRNLFLGMKNADPELLKTVFAEGALLQSIAKDGTVKNENIQEFIASISKFSKDDLDERIMVDAVHTDGNLASVFTPYSFYFKGKFSHCGANSFQLVKQQNDWKIQYIIDTRRKENCKEIK, via the coding sequence ATGAATAAACTCGCTGTTGCAGCATTACTGCTCTGTACTTTCTGTTTTGGACAGCAGAATCAGGATGTAGAAAAACCGATCCGTAATTTATTTCTGGGCATGAAAAATGCCGATCCGGAACTCCTGAAAACTGTTTTTGCAGAAGGGGCGCTCCTCCAGAGTATTGCTAAAGACGGAACCGTTAAAAATGAAAATATACAGGAGTTTATAGCCTCTATTTCCAAATTTTCAAAAGATGACCTGGACGAAAGGATTATGGTTGATGCTGTTCATACAGATGGAAATCTGGCCAGTGTATTTACGCCGTATTCATTCTATTTTAAAGGAAAATTTTCACATTGCGGAGCCAACAGCTTCCAGTTGGTTAAGCAACAGAATGACTGGAAGATTCAATATATCATCGATACAAGAAGAAAAGAGAACTGTAAAGAAATAAAATAA